ACAGCACCGCACCGATGAACGGCACGTTCCGCGGATACACCGGCGGCAGCCAGGATACCAGTCGCACGCTCCCGCGCTTTCGTGCCAGATCCGTATTGCCGATACTGACGACACTCGAGTCCCCGCTACTCTCGTCCCCGTCTTCGTCGTCAGTCTCTAGCTCCTCGACGTTCGGTGGCTTCCCTGCGAACAGTGCTTTCCCCGCGGCGAGTGGGAACGCGAGCAGCACCTCGAGCGCATAGATGACGACCAGCGTCGCGGGATCCCAGCCGAACTCGAGAACACCGACCAGCGGCACCAGATTAGCGAGCAAGATTGGGGCAAAGGACGCGGCGGGTGGGAGTCTACCCGTGGCGTCTCGGGGAGCCATTTACGTGACAGGTTGCTCGAGTGGTAGTAAAACGTTCCGGACGGGCGTCCTGACCTGTGTACTCGCAGACAGCGACGAGTCTCGCAGTGCTCGATCCGGTTCGACGGCATCGGCTACCACTCACAGCGGGCATCACTTGCGCTAACTGCCGCTCGCGTCGACCACCGCTTATGGCACTGCAGTGTTGACGTATACGTATGGCAACCGACCGAGACGATCGGCGCAGCACCGACGACCACGGACACGACGTCATCGATCCCCTCTACGTCGGGATTGTAACGGTCTCGAGTTCACGCGCGCAGGCCGACGACGCTGGGTCCGCACCCGACGACCCCGGCGGTGACACCATCCAGGAGTGCTTCGAAGCCGAGGGCCACGAGGTACAAGAGCGGCTGCTCGTCCGAGACGACTATTCGTCGATCCGGACCGCTGTTCGCGGCCTCGTTGCGCGAGCCGATATCGATGTCGTCGTCACGACCGGCGGGACGGGCGTCACCGCGGACGATGTGTCCCCAGAAGCGACATCGTCGCTGTTCGAGCGGGACCTCCCGGGCTTTGGCGAGCGGTTTCGCGCGCTCTCGTGGGAGGAGATCGGCACGCGGACCATTGCCTCGCGTGCGACCGCTGGCATCGCCGTCGACACACCGGTGTTTTGTATCCCAGGGAGCACCGGCGCGTGTCAGACCGCGTGCGAACAGCTGATCGTCCCCGAGTCGCCCCACCTTGCAGGACTGGCGACGCGTCACCAGGCCGACGGCGAAAATCAGTAGTGTGCTACAGTTGCTCGTGAGTAGACGCTGGAAAATATCTTTCGTGCTCGTGCTCGTGCTCGTGCGACCGACACCGTTGAGTACCCACTCTCGCTAGACCGAACCGACCGATGCCCGACTGTGACTACTGCGATGCATCGTTCGACGACGAGGCGTCCTATCTGGCCCACCTCAGTCGCGACCACGCCGGCGAACTCGGACGAATCGACCGCCGGCGCGTCGCCGCAGCAGGTGAACTCGAGTCCCCCTCGCAGTCACAGTCGGGGCCGGGTGGTAGAGATCCGATTATCGTCTACGGGCTCGCGCTCTCGTTCGTCCTGCTCGTGATCGGCTCGGCTGGCTACATCGTCGCCTCCGGGCTGAGTGAGAGCGGTGAGGTCCACGAACACGGTGAGATCACCGTCAGCGTCGACGGCGAGGCGATCGACTTCGAACAGTCCCAGTACTACTACGAGGAACTCGGCGGGACGTTCCACTTCCACCCGGACGACGGCAACGTCTGGCATATGCACCCTGAACGAGTCACGTTCGGCGAAGCGATGTCCGACATCGAGATGCCGATCACCGACGCTGCGATCAGCATCCACGACACGACCTACGACGACAGCGACGACGGAACGAGCGTCGACATGACGATCAACGACGCTCCTGCCGATCCGAACCAGGAACTCACTGAGGGTGATCACATTCGCATCATCGTCGAAACCGACGAGGGCACCGGGCTGCCTGATGCCGCAACCGAGTCGGAGTCGTAACGACGTCTTCGCCCAGCACGCAGCTGTTCACTTTCACTCCGGTAACCGCAATTTAAATACGATCGGGCGCGAATGGCCGTATGCCTCCCAGTGAAACCAAAGAGGAGGCGTGACACCATGAGCGACGTACGACAGCATGCGGACGACATCCACGACCAGTTTTCGGACCACCTCGACGTGAGCGTCGAGGACGTCGAAGAGCGCCTGGCCACGCTCGTCGACGAGTACAAAGTACCAATGGACGAGGCGCGCCGGAGCGTCACCAACCACTACTTAGAGGAGGCCGGCCTCGACCGCGAGGACCTCTCGAGTGGCTCCAGTGAAGCGGTGAACGTCGAAGACGTCGACGAACCCGAGGAGTGGGTCGACCTCACGGCGAAAGTCATCGAACTCTGGGATCCACGAAGCGACTCCGTCGCGCAGGTCGGCCTGCTCGGCGACCCGACGGGAACGATCAAGTTTACCAAGTGGGCCAAATCAGAACTGCCCGCACTCGAGGAGGGCGGGGTCTACTCGCTCCAGAACGTCGTCACCGACGAGTACCAGGGCCGGTACTCGGTCAAACTCAACAGCACGACGATCATCGAGGAACTCGACGAGGAGCTCGAAGTCGGTGACGACACGAGCGAGATCGAAGGCGCGCTCGTCGACATGCAAAGCGGCAGCGGCCTCATCAAGCGCTGCCCGAAGGAGGACTGCACCAGGGTTCTCCAGAACGGGCGCTGTAACGAACACGGCGAGGTCGAAGGCGAGTTCGACCTCCGGATCAAGGCTGTCGTCGACGACGGACTCGACGCGCACGAGGTCATCTTCGACAAGGAGGCGACGGAGGAGCTAACCGGACTCTCCCTCGAGGAGGCCAAGGACATGGCGATGGACGCACTCGACACGACCGTCGTCGCCGACGAAATCGCGGACGACATCGTCGGCACCTACTACCGCATCGAGGGGCCGACGTTCGGCCGCTACGTGCTCGCAGACGACGTCTCCGAACTCGACGGGCCCGCCGATGCTGAACAGTTGCTGATCAAAGCGAGGTCGATGTAACCATGAGCCAGTCAGAACTCACTCGCGAAGTCGCCCGCCGCGTCTTCGCCTCGGAATTCAACGATTCGACGTACACGTTCAAAGAAAGCGACGACGAGCGCGCGCCGAACTTCGCCCTGCTCCCGACGGGCGACCGCGCAAACCGCGTGTTCATCGTCGGTACTCTCACCGAAACCGAGGACGTCGGCGAGGACAGCGAGTACTGGCGCGGCCGCGTCGTCGATCCGACGGGGACGTTCTTCGTCTACGCCGGGCAGTACCAGCCCGAAGCGGCCTCGATCCTGCGTGAAACCGAGCCGCCAGCGTACGTCTCGGTCGTCGGCAAGCCACGGACCTACGAGACCGAGGACGGCAGCGTCAACGTCTCGGTCCGACCCGAATCGATCGCCGTTGTCGACGCCGCGACCCGCGACCGCTGGGTCGTCGAAACCGCAGAACGCACGCTCGACCGCATTGAGGCCTTCGAGGAGTGGGAAGCCGAACAGGAGGCCCCCGAAAGCGCCTCGACTGCGCCGACGAACGAGTACGCCCAGATGGCCCGCGAGCAGTACGACTCGCCGGTCGTCAACTACCGCAACGACGTGATTCAGGCACT
The DNA window shown above is from Natrialba magadii ATCC 43099 and carries:
- a CDS encoding replication protein A (Replication protein A protects and stabilize the intermediate ssDNA that is generated by the unwinding action of a DNA helicase at the replication fork. In addition, SSBs prevent the formation of secondary structures by single-stranded template DNA.) — its product is MSDVRQHADDIHDQFSDHLDVSVEDVEERLATLVDEYKVPMDEARRSVTNHYLEEAGLDREDLSSGSSEAVNVEDVDEPEEWVDLTAKVIELWDPRSDSVAQVGLLGDPTGTIKFTKWAKSELPALEEGGVYSLQNVVTDEYQGRYSVKLNSTTIIEELDEELEVGDDTSEIEGALVDMQSGSGLIKRCPKEDCTRVLQNGRCNEHGEVEGEFDLRIKAVVDDGLDAHEVIFDKEATEELTGLSLEEAKDMAMDALDTTVVADEIADDIVGTYYRIEGPTFGRYVLADDVSELDGPADAEQLLIKARSM
- a CDS encoding RPA family protein; the encoded protein is MSQSELTREVARRVFASEFNDSTYTFKESDDERAPNFALLPTGDRANRVFIVGTLTETEDVGEDSEYWRGRVVDPTGTFFVYAGQYQPEAASILRETEPPAYVSVVGKPRTYETEDGSVNVSVRPESIAVVDAATRDRWVVETAERTLDRIEAFEEWEAEQEAPESASTAPTNEYAQMAREQYDSPVVNYRNDVIQALEQLEETEATA
- a CDS encoding MogA/MoaB family molybdenum cofactor biosynthesis protein is translated as MATDRDDRRSTDDHGHDVIDPLYVGIVTVSSSRAQADDAGSAPDDPGGDTIQECFEAEGHEVQERLLVRDDYSSIRTAVRGLVARADIDVVVTTGGTGVTADDVSPEATSSLFERDLPGFGERFRALSWEEIGTRTIASRATAGIAVDTPVFCIPGSTGACQTACEQLIVPESPHLAGLATRHQADGENQ